One window from the genome of Salvia miltiorrhiza cultivar Shanhuang (shh) chromosome 7, IMPLAD_Smil_shh, whole genome shotgun sequence encodes:
- the LOC130995233 gene encoding polyadenylate-binding protein-interacting protein 7-like isoform X2 translates to MYLSGKGASSGDKNLGASKPTLNPNATEFVPFALRSPVAGANGAEASSKFVMSAASAPGKGILDRSESSVSNNSDDEAQQYWRNQLPDDITPDFKVMGIDDNQGVNNLSFSSLSLTDTNEGSRYSSSIGSGFMLKEQQGLSPRPVNGNSHAEQLRYPVSSYGEYLSPTSYHSSLSKPWDQQIVGNDQLLAREGTDGGNPRHGLLADMSSEQLMLDNSDVSPLEFLASQFPGFAAESLAEVYFANGGDLNLTIEMLTQLELQVDGGLNQTLTSKTVSAPNLNSMDFPALSVRDGQNDLAKFTADGLHQNGSPYRSPEKQGSLLFRSNSFVPSRGATDFASAVRKMAPQDSSMWKYERNGSSDASIGSSRSSQVLASSYNSGQGRGVYGDRFQSRGSARSTPVWLETGEAVANMYSEMREEARDHARVRNVYFEQ, encoded by the exons ATGTACTTGTCGGGAAAGGGAGCTTCTTCCGGTGACAAAAATCTTGGTGCTTCAAAACCGACTTTGAACCCTAACGCCACAGAATTTGTTCCTTTTGCTCTGAGATCACCTGTAGCTGGCGCTAATGGTGCGGAGGCATCCTCAAAATTTGTGATGTCCGCAGCTTCTGCCCCAGGGAAAGGAATATTAGACAGATCAGAGTCGTCAGTCTCGAATAACTCTGATGATGAAGCGCAGCAATACTGGCGCAATCAGCTCCCGGATGATATTACTCCTGACTTTAAGGTCATGGGTATTGATGATAATCAAGGGGTCAACAACTTATCGTTTTCAAGCCTATCTTTGACTGATACTAACGAAGGTTCAAGATATTCTTCTTCAATAGGTAGTGGTTTTATGTTGAAGGAACAACAAGGATTATCTCCTCGCCCTGTTAATGGAAACAGTCATGCCGAACAGCTGAGATATCCAGTCTCGTCCTATGGGGAATACCTGTCCCCTACAAGTTATCATTCATCACTCTCTAAGCCTTGGGACCAACAGATTGTTGGCAACGATCAGCTTCTTGCAAGAGAAGGGACTGATGGTGGGAATCCAAGACACGGTCTTCTAGCTGACATGTCAAGTGAGCAATTGATGCTGGATAATTCTGATGTGAGCCCACTAGAGTTCTTGGCTTCACAATTCCCTGGTTTCGCAGCTGAAAGTCTTGCAGAGGTTTATTTTGCAAACGGAGGCGATTTAAACCTAACAATTGAGATGCTTACTCAGCTTGAG CTTCAGGTTGATGGTGGCTTAAATCAGACTTTGACCTCAAAAACTGTATCTGCTCCAAATCTTAATTCGATGGATTTTCCTGCACTCTCTGTGAGAGATGGTCAAAACGATTTAGCAAAATTTACTGCTGATGGTCTTCACCAAAATGGCAGTCCCTATCGCTCTCCAGAAAAGCAAGGCTCGTTGCTGTTCAGATCCAATTCTTTTGTTCCATCAAGAGGTGCTACAGACTTTGCTTCGGCTGTCCGGAAAATGGCACCTCAAGATTCCAGCATGTGGAAGTACGAGAGAAATGGCTCTTCGGATGCGAGCATCGGATCGAGTCGAAGCTCTCAAGTACTGGCAAGCTCATACAACAGTGGCCAGGGGAGGGGCGTCTATGGTGATAGGTTCCAAAGCCGAGGATCAGCTCGCTCAACTCCGGTCTGGCTTGAAACTGGAGAAGCAGTCG CAAATATGTACTCTGAAATGCGGGAGGAAGCTCGTGATCATGCACGTGTGCGCAATGTCTACTTTGAGCAG TGA
- the LOC130995233 gene encoding polyadenylate-binding protein-interacting protein 7-like isoform X1: MYLSGKGASSGDKNLGASKPTLNPNATEFVPFALRSPVAGANGAEASSKFVMSAASAPGKGILDRSESSVSNNSDDEAQQYWRNQLPDDITPDFKVMGIDDNQGVNNLSFSSLSLTDTNEGSRYSSSIGSGFMLKEQQGLSPRPVNGNSHAEQLRYPVSSYGEYLSPTSYHSSLSKPWDQQIVGNDQLLAREGTDGGNPRHGLLADMSSEQLMLDNSDVSPLEFLASQFPGFAAESLAEVYFANGGDLNLTIEMLTQLELQVDGGLNQTLTSKTVSAPNLNSMDFPALSVRDGQNDLAKFTADGLHQNGSPYRSPEKQGSLLFRSNSFVPSRGATDFASAVRKMAPQDSSMWKYERNGSSDASIGSSRSSQVLASSYNSGQGRGVYGDRFQSRGSARSTPVWLETGEAVANMYSEMREEARDHARVRNVYFEQARQAYLVGNKALAKELSIKGQLHNMQMKAAHGKAQETIFRQRNSDIQTNGREQMIDLHGLHVSEAIHVLKRELAVMKNAARSMDQRLLVYICVGTGHHTRGARTPARLPTAVQRYLLEEEGLDYSEPQPGLLRVVIY, translated from the exons ATGTACTTGTCGGGAAAGGGAGCTTCTTCCGGTGACAAAAATCTTGGTGCTTCAAAACCGACTTTGAACCCTAACGCCACAGAATTTGTTCCTTTTGCTCTGAGATCACCTGTAGCTGGCGCTAATGGTGCGGAGGCATCCTCAAAATTTGTGATGTCCGCAGCTTCTGCCCCAGGGAAAGGAATATTAGACAGATCAGAGTCGTCAGTCTCGAATAACTCTGATGATGAAGCGCAGCAATACTGGCGCAATCAGCTCCCGGATGATATTACTCCTGACTTTAAGGTCATGGGTATTGATGATAATCAAGGGGTCAACAACTTATCGTTTTCAAGCCTATCTTTGACTGATACTAACGAAGGTTCAAGATATTCTTCTTCAATAGGTAGTGGTTTTATGTTGAAGGAACAACAAGGATTATCTCCTCGCCCTGTTAATGGAAACAGTCATGCCGAACAGCTGAGATATCCAGTCTCGTCCTATGGGGAATACCTGTCCCCTACAAGTTATCATTCATCACTCTCTAAGCCTTGGGACCAACAGATTGTTGGCAACGATCAGCTTCTTGCAAGAGAAGGGACTGATGGTGGGAATCCAAGACACGGTCTTCTAGCTGACATGTCAAGTGAGCAATTGATGCTGGATAATTCTGATGTGAGCCCACTAGAGTTCTTGGCTTCACAATTCCCTGGTTTCGCAGCTGAAAGTCTTGCAGAGGTTTATTTTGCAAACGGAGGCGATTTAAACCTAACAATTGAGATGCTTACTCAGCTTGAG CTTCAGGTTGATGGTGGCTTAAATCAGACTTTGACCTCAAAAACTGTATCTGCTCCAAATCTTAATTCGATGGATTTTCCTGCACTCTCTGTGAGAGATGGTCAAAACGATTTAGCAAAATTTACTGCTGATGGTCTTCACCAAAATGGCAGTCCCTATCGCTCTCCAGAAAAGCAAGGCTCGTTGCTGTTCAGATCCAATTCTTTTGTTCCATCAAGAGGTGCTACAGACTTTGCTTCGGCTGTCCGGAAAATGGCACCTCAAGATTCCAGCATGTGGAAGTACGAGAGAAATGGCTCTTCGGATGCGAGCATCGGATCGAGTCGAAGCTCTCAAGTACTGGCAAGCTCATACAACAGTGGCCAGGGGAGGGGCGTCTATGGTGATAGGTTCCAAAGCCGAGGATCAGCTCGCTCAACTCCGGTCTGGCTTGAAACTGGAGAAGCAGTCG CAAATATGTACTCTGAAATGCGGGAGGAAGCTCGTGATCATGCACGTGTGCGCAATGTCTACTTTGAGCAG GCACGACAAGCGTACCTCGTTGGCAACAAGGCCTTAGCCAAGGAGTTGAGCATTAAGGGACAGCTGCACAATATGCAGATGAAAGCAGCTCATGGGAAGGCACAAGAAACTATTTTTCGCCAGAG gaaTTCCGACATTCAGACAAACGGGAGGGAGCAGATGATCGACCTGCACGGTCTACACGTGAGTGAAGCCATTCACGTCCTCAAGCGCGAACTGGCGGTGATGAAGAACGCAGCCAGGTCGATGGATCAAAGACTGCTCGTCTACATATGTGTAGGAACAGGCCATCACACGAGGGGGGCGCGCACGCCTGCCAGACTCCCGACTGCCGTCCAGCGCTACTTGCTGGAGGAGGAGGGTCTCGACTATTCGGAGCCGCAGCCGGGGCTCCTCCGAGTTGTTATATACTGA